One window from the genome of Streptococcus parasanguinis encodes:
- a CDS encoding YeiH family protein, with amino-acid sequence MSFLSKNWAGLLVCLIISIISWVLGGFLPVVGAPVFAIFIGMILYPFLTPYKQLDAGLTYSSKKLLQYAVILLGFGLNISQVFAVGKSSLPVILSTISIALIIAFFFQRFFNMDTKLATLIGVGSSICGGSAIAATAPVIHAKEKEVAQAISVIFFFNVLAALIFPTLGSWLHLSNEGFALFAGTAVNDTSSVTATASAWDSLYHTNTLESATIVKLTRTLAIIPITLFLSYWQSRQQDNNQGVKLKKIFPVFILYFILASLLTTVLTSFGVSNSFFSPLKQLSKFLIIMAMSAIGLKTNLVAMIKSSGKSILLGALCWIAIILTSLGMQLLIGIF; translated from the coding sequence ATGTCATTTCTATCAAAAAATTGGGCAGGACTGTTAGTCTGTCTGATCATTTCTATCATCTCTTGGGTTTTAGGAGGCTTTCTGCCTGTTGTGGGAGCACCTGTTTTCGCCATTTTTATCGGAATGATTCTCTACCCCTTTCTCACTCCCTATAAACAACTGGATGCTGGTTTGACTTATAGCTCCAAAAAATTGCTTCAGTATGCTGTTATCTTACTTGGTTTTGGACTCAATATCTCTCAAGTTTTCGCAGTTGGAAAATCTTCCCTTCCTGTCATCCTTTCGACTATTTCTATCGCTTTAATTATTGCTTTCTTTTTCCAACGATTTTTTAACATGGATACAAAGCTAGCTACCTTGATTGGGGTAGGCTCTTCTATCTGTGGCGGTTCTGCCATTGCAGCGACTGCTCCTGTTATTCACGCCAAGGAAAAAGAAGTAGCCCAAGCCATTTCTGTTATCTTTTTCTTCAATGTCTTGGCAGCTCTTATCTTTCCAACTCTAGGTTCTTGGCTCCATCTCTCCAACGAAGGTTTTGCTCTCTTTGCGGGTACTGCGGTCAACGATACTTCCTCTGTAACAGCCACAGCTAGCGCCTGGGATAGTCTGTATCATACCAATACTCTAGAATCTGCAACCATTGTCAAACTGACTCGTACCTTAGCTATTATCCCTATTACTCTCTTCCTCTCCTATTGGCAAAGCCGTCAACAAGACAACAACCAAGGAGTAAAGCTTAAAAAAATCTTCCCCGTTTTCATTCTCTACTTCATCCTAGCTTCTCTGCTAACTACCGTCCTTACTTCTTTTGGTGTTAGCAATAGCTTCTTTTCACCTCTCAAACAGCTCTCCAAATTCCTCATCATCATGGCTATGAGTGCTATTGGTCTCAAAACTAACCTCGTTGCTATGATCAAATCCAGTGGAAAATCCATTCTTCTTGGAGCCCTTTGCTGGATTGCTATCATCCTGACTAGTCTTGGCATGCAATTACTCATCGGTATTTTCTAA
- a CDS encoding DUF3013 family protein, translating into MSKYGFLDVLEEEMDKVFPFDFEINWDKKNHAVEVAFLLEAQNTGGVALVDEAGEESDEDIFFEEAVLFYNPAKSHVEEDAYLTAIPYEPKKGLSREFLAYFATFLRDTAELALDELMDFLADEEAESFEIVWNQEVFEEGKVGLEESTFYPYPRY; encoded by the coding sequence ATGTCTAAATACGGATTTTTGGATGTTTTAGAAGAGGAGATGGACAAGGTTTTTCCTTTTGATTTTGAGATCAATTGGGATAAGAAAAACCATGCGGTAGAAGTGGCTTTTCTCTTGGAAGCACAGAATACGGGAGGGGTTGCCCTGGTTGATGAAGCAGGCGAAGAATCTGATGAGGATATCTTCTTTGAAGAAGCCGTGCTCTTCTACAATCCAGCCAAGTCTCATGTGGAGGAAGATGCCTATTTAACAGCGATTCCTTATGAGCCTAAAAAAGGCTTGTCTCGTGAGTTTCTAGCCTATTTTGCGACTTTCCTTCGAGATACAGCCGAGCTGGCCTTGGATGAGCTCATGGATTTCTTGGCAGACGAAGAAGCAGAGAGCTTTGAGATCGTCTGGAACCAAGAAGTTTTTGAAGAAGGCAAAGTTGGCCTAGAAGAAAGCACCTTTTATCCCTATCCAAGATATTAG
- a CDS encoding tyrosine-type recombinase/integrase, translated as MASVRYRKRGDSNLWTYEIRNEGKTVVHNSGFKTKKLAESEAEPILQELRLGKRISRDISLVDLYQEWLELKILPSSRSEETKRKYLLRKNTIERLFGNKKVTQIRASDYQRIMNKYGQTVGRNFLGRLNTGIHQSIQMAIADKVLIDDFTQHVELFSSKEQQMTEEKYLHTERDYLDLLLAVKRKFDYQRSIVPYIVYFLLKTGMRFGELIALTWNEVDFDRGLLETYRRFNTLSHKFVPPKNKTSIRMVPIDEECIKILQVLKIEQEKANKELGIKNRYKMIFQHYGYIHLVPDIASVNKALSVLLNELDIYPIITTKGARHTYGSHLWHKGFDLGVIAKILGHRDISMLVEVYGHTLEEKIFEEFNQIRDVWKDCS; from the coding sequence ATGGCAAGTGTTCGTTATCGAAAGCGAGGAGATAGTAATTTATGGACCTATGAAATTCGTAACGAAGGAAAAACTGTTGTTCATAATAGCGGTTTTAAAACAAAAAAACTTGCAGAGTCAGAAGCTGAACCGATTCTGCAAGAACTTCGTTTAGGAAAAAGAATTTCTAGAGATATTTCTCTTGTAGATCTGTATCAAGAATGGCTTGAACTAAAAATTCTTCCGAGTAGTAGGTCGGAAGAGACAAAGAGAAAATATCTTCTCCGTAAAAACACAATTGAAAGATTATTTGGAAATAAAAAAGTCACTCAAATTCGTGCGAGTGACTACCAAAGAATTATGAATAAGTATGGGCAAACAGTTGGTAGAAATTTTCTTGGTAGATTGAATACTGGGATTCATCAGAGCATCCAAATGGCAATTGCCGACAAAGTTCTAATTGATGATTTTACACAACATGTCGAGTTATTTTCATCCAAAGAACAACAGATGACAGAAGAGAAATATTTACATACAGAAAGGGACTATCTGGATTTACTTTTAGCAGTAAAGAGAAAATTTGATTACCAACGTTCAATTGTTCCTTATATTGTCTATTTTCTATTAAAAACAGGCATGAGGTTTGGAGAGTTAATAGCGTTAACTTGGAATGAAGTTGACTTTGACAGAGGACTGCTAGAAACATATAGGAGGTTTAATACCCTTTCTCATAAATTTGTCCCTCCAAAAAATAAAACGTCTATTCGGATGGTACCGATAGACGAAGAATGTATTAAGATATTACAAGTCCTAAAAATTGAACAGGAGAAGGCTAATAAAGAGCTAGGAATCAAGAATAGGTATAAAATGATTTTTCAGCATTATGGATATATTCACTTGGTACCAGATATTGCAAGTGTCAATAAAGCTTTGAGTGTTCTTTTAAATGAATTAGATATTTATCCAATTATCACGACAAAAGGAGCACGTCATACCTATGGAAGCCACCTCTGGCACAAAGGATTTGACCTTGGAGTTATTGCAAAAATTCTAGGGCATAGAGATATTTCAATGTTAGTAGAAGTATATGGACACACTTTAGAAGAGAAAATTTTTGAAGAATTTAATCAAATTAGAGATGTTTGGAAAGATTGCTCATAA
- a CDS encoding DUF3173 domain-containing protein, protein MDNNLISNKELIEMGYRPHTANDIIHQARELLVSRGYTFYNRKRLMVVPKSVVNEILGTEVA, encoded by the coding sequence ATGGACAATAATTTAATTAGTAACAAAGAATTAATTGAAATGGGCTATCGCCCTCATACAGCAAATGATATCATTCATCAGGCAAGAGAATTACTTGTCTCACGAGGCTATACATTTTATAATCGCAAACGTTTGATGGTTGTTCCAAAAAGTGTTGTAAATGAGATTCTAGGAACTGAGGTGGCGTAA
- a CDS encoding helix-turn-helix domain-containing protein produces the protein MTFIIQNFGPNLARLRIEKGVSQTQLAEDLGIGKQSISDYEKQKSYPTFANLDKIAEYFNATPTQLFGTSKEIELEKSVLESNEYSDKVSEILKAVKYIEHFLHTDGQYLEDLLYLTRGNQLYTEDGKELYIDPTSQKRTLHTQYEPGFIEARDKSPLELLIENKDLLD, from the coding sequence ATGACCTTTATTATTCAAAATTTTGGACCCAATTTGGCACGACTACGCATAGAAAAAGGAGTAAGCCAAACTCAACTAGCTGAAGATTTAGGAATCGGTAAACAGTCCATCTCTGATTACGAAAAACAAAAAAGCTATCCTACCTTTGCAAATTTGGATAAGATAGCAGAATATTTTAATGCAACTCCAACCCAACTCTTTGGAACGAGTAAAGAGATTGAGTTAGAAAAGAGTGTTCTTGAATCGAATGAATACTCTGATAAAGTAAGTGAAATCTTAAAAGCTGTTAAATACATCGAGCATTTCCTACATACTGATGGACAGTACTTAGAGGATTTACTTTACCTAACAAGAGGCAACCAACTATACACAGAAGATGGAAAAGAGTTGTATATTGATCCAACTTCTCAGAAAAGAACACTTCATACCCAATATGAACCTGGTTTTATTGAAGCAAGAGATAAATCTCCACTAGAGCTCTTAATTGAAAATAAGGACCTATTAGATTAA
- a CDS encoding GNAT family N-acetyltransferase, which produces MITLEKARAEDLETIITIQRASFKAVYEKYQDEYDPYLEDRERIKWKLVERPNSYYYFVKENEDKIGFLRIQTNEELTNAWLGTAAILPPYQGKGYGSEGLRLLEEEFSTVRQWDLCTVLQDAGMVAFYEKNGYHQTHIEPEKEGMDMVYMKKLIEK; this is translated from the coding sequence ATGATAACACTTGAGAAAGCAAGAGCAGAAGATTTAGAAACGATTATTACGATTCAAAGAGCCAGTTTTAAGGCGGTCTATGAGAAATACCAAGATGAGTATGATCCTTATCTGGAGGACCGCGAGCGAATCAAATGGAAATTAGTTGAGCGGCCCAATAGCTATTACTACTTTGTAAAAGAAAACGAAGACAAGATTGGTTTTTTGCGAATTCAGACCAATGAAGAGTTAACAAATGCTTGGTTGGGAACAGCGGCGATTTTACCTCCCTATCAAGGAAAAGGGTATGGATCTGAAGGATTGCGCTTGCTAGAAGAGGAATTTTCAACCGTTAGACAATGGGATTTGTGTACGGTGTTACAGGATGCAGGCATGGTCGCGTTCTACGAGAAGAATGGCTACCATCAAACCCATATCGAGCCTGAAAAAGAAGGCATGGATATGGTCTACATGAAAAAATTGATAGAGAAATAG
- the prmA gene encoding 50S ribosomal protein L11 methyltransferase — protein sequence METWQELKVTVKREGEELVSNLLIELGAQGVAIEDSMDYVGNVDRFGEIFPEVEQQEEIVVTAYYPETVDVAAVEADLQARLAELTDFMDLGEVKTGTTALAEEDWADNWKKYYEPARITHDLTIVPSWTDYEATAGEKIIKLDPGMAFGTGTHPTTKMSLFALEQVLRGGETVLDVGTGSGVLSIASSLLGSKEIFAYDLDDVAVRVAQENIELNPGMENIHVAPGDLLKGVEIEADVIVANILADILIHLTDDAYRLVKDEGYLIMSGIIKDKWDMVRESAESAGFFLETHMIQGEWNACVFKKTKDISGVIGG from the coding sequence ATGGAAACATGGCAAGAGTTAAAAGTTACAGTGAAGCGTGAGGGAGAAGAGCTGGTCTCTAATCTCTTGATCGAGTTAGGCGCCCAAGGGGTTGCGATTGAAGACAGTATGGACTATGTGGGAAATGTCGACCGCTTTGGTGAGATTTTTCCTGAGGTCGAGCAGCAAGAAGAAATCGTGGTGACGGCCTACTACCCGGAAACGGTTGATGTAGCAGCGGTTGAAGCGGATTTGCAGGCTCGCTTAGCAGAATTGACGGATTTTATGGATCTAGGAGAGGTCAAGACGGGCACGACTGCCTTGGCTGAGGAAGACTGGGCAGACAACTGGAAGAAGTACTATGAACCAGCTCGCATTACCCATGACTTGACTATCGTGCCGTCATGGACAGACTATGAAGCGACTGCTGGAGAAAAGATTATCAAGCTGGATCCTGGTATGGCCTTTGGAACAGGAACCCACCCGACAACCAAGATGAGCCTCTTTGCCTTGGAGCAGGTCCTTCGCGGTGGCGAAACAGTGCTGGATGTGGGGACAGGTTCAGGCGTCCTTTCTATTGCTAGCTCACTTCTAGGTTCCAAGGAAATCTTTGCCTATGACCTAGATGATGTAGCGGTTCGTGTGGCTCAGGAAAATATTGAGCTCAATCCTGGTATGGAAAACATCCATGTAGCCCCAGGCGATTTGCTTAAAGGCGTAGAGATTGAGGCGGATGTCATCGTAGCCAATATTTTGGCGGATATCCTTATCCATCTGACAGATGATGCTTATCGCTTGGTCAAGGACGAAGGTTATCTCATCATGAGTGGCATTATCAAGGACAAGTGGGACATGGTGCGTGAGTCGGCTGAGTCAGCTGGATTTTTCCTTGAAACCCACATGATCCAAGGGGAATGGAATGCCTGCGTCTTCAAGAAGACCAAGGATATCTCCGGTGTGATTGGAGGCTAG
- a CDS encoding ABC transporter permease has product MLKRFFSLLWLRYRYLLHNKIILFVCVFTPIVDFSLLNFVPDVRGSIFLMNMAIITIYSLTAGTFTTLIISEEKDKKNLRTLILTGVKTPEYIFSTVLFPFLFSIIGVWVMPITFGISIPNLALYSVVTFLTILCFILVNFAIALFCKNQTQASAVSLIFYLVIMTLPMFSSINKFAKLLTDFSLLGAHNQYFNDISAFNLYNIQILTLLLWIMLMSALVYTGFVWNKKH; this is encoded by the coding sequence ATGCTTAAACGATTTTTTAGTTTATTATGGTTACGGTATAGATACCTTCTTCATAACAAAATCATTCTATTTGTATGTGTATTCACACCAATAGTCGACTTCTCACTTTTAAACTTTGTGCCAGACGTTCGTGGTTCAATCTTTTTAATGAATATGGCGATTATTACCATCTATAGTCTGACCGCTGGAACCTTTACTACACTAATCATCAGTGAAGAAAAAGATAAAAAGAATTTAAGAACGTTAATTTTAACAGGAGTCAAAACTCCAGAGTATATTTTTTCTACAGTCTTATTTCCATTTCTATTTTCAATTATAGGTGTTTGGGTGATGCCTATTACTTTTGGTATCTCAATACCTAATCTTGCTCTATATTCAGTAGTAACCTTCCTTACGATACTTTGTTTTATATTGGTCAACTTTGCTATAGCTTTGTTCTGTAAAAATCAAACACAAGCCTCTGCCGTGAGTCTAATATTCTATCTTGTCATTATGACTCTCCCTATGTTTTCGAGCATAAATAAATTTGCTAAATTATTAACAGATTTTTCTCTATTAGGAGCGCATAATCAATATTTTAATGATATCTCTGCCTTCAATCTTTATAATATACAAATTTTAACATTGTTACTTTGGATCATGTTAATGTCCGCACTTGTATATACGGGATTCGTCTGGAATAAGAAACATTGA
- a CDS encoding replication-associated recombination protein A, with product MPDNLALRMRPRTIDQVIGQQHLVGEGKIIRRMVEANRLSSMILYGPPGIGKTSIASAIAGTTKYAFRTFNATVDSKKRLQEIAEEAKFSGGLVLLLDEIHRLDKTKQDFLLPLLESGLVIMIGATTENPFFSVTPAIRSRVQIFELEPLTTEEVKQALKTALDDPDRGFDFPVVLDEDALDFIATSTNGDLRSAFNSLDLAVLSTSENAEGIRHITLEIMENSLQRSYITMDKDGDGHYDVLSALQKSIRGSDVDASLHYAARLIEAGDLPSLARRLTVIAYEDIGLANPDAQIHTVTALQAAERIGFPEARILIANIVIDLALSPKSNSAYVAMDKALADLRSSGNLPIPRHLRDGHYAGSKELGNAQNYKYPHNYPGNWVNQDYLPDKLKHASYFIPNENGKYERALGATKEKIDQFKKK from the coding sequence ATGCCCGACAATCTCGCACTCCGTATGCGACCACGAACGATCGATCAAGTCATCGGTCAACAGCACCTGGTTGGAGAAGGCAAAATCATTCGTCGCATGGTCGAGGCCAATCGTCTGTCCTCTATGATTCTCTATGGACCTCCGGGGATCGGAAAGACCAGTATTGCTTCTGCGATCGCAGGAACGACTAAGTATGCCTTTCGGACCTTTAATGCAACAGTTGACAGTAAAAAACGCCTACAAGAAATCGCAGAGGAGGCCAAATTTTCTGGTGGCTTGGTCCTGCTCTTGGACGAGATCCATCGCCTCGATAAAACCAAGCAAGATTTTCTCCTGCCTTTGCTCGAAAGTGGTCTTGTCATCATGATCGGTGCAACGACTGAAAATCCCTTTTTCTCTGTCACACCCGCTATTCGTAGCCGCGTACAAATCTTTGAGCTGGAACCGTTGACGACGGAGGAGGTCAAGCAAGCTCTAAAAACGGCGCTGGATGATCCCGACCGTGGCTTTGATTTTCCAGTCGTGCTCGATGAGGACGCTTTGGATTTCATCGCTACCTCAACCAATGGAGATCTTCGCTCTGCCTTTAATTCTCTCGATCTGGCGGTGCTGTCGACCTCTGAAAATGCAGAAGGAATTCGCCATATTACGCTAGAGATCATGGAAAACAGTCTCCAGCGCAGCTACATCACCATGGACAAAGATGGAGACGGCCACTACGACGTGCTCTCTGCTCTGCAAAAATCTATCCGTGGTTCGGATGTCGATGCTAGTCTCCACTATGCCGCTCGTTTGATCGAAGCCGGAGATCTACCCAGCCTAGCTCGTCGCTTGACTGTCATCGCTTATGAGGATATCGGTCTGGCCAATCCAGATGCGCAGATTCATACGGTAACAGCCCTTCAAGCAGCTGAGCGCATCGGCTTCCCTGAAGCACGCATTCTCATCGCCAACATCGTCATCGATCTAGCCCTTTCGCCAAAATCTAACTCAGCCTACGTTGCCATGGACAAGGCGCTGGCTGATCTTAGAAGTTCTGGCAACCTTCCTATTCCTCGCCACCTCCGCGATGGTCATTATGCCGGAAGCAAGGAACTGGGAAATGCGCAAAACTATAAATACCCCCACAACTACCCTGGCAACTGGGTCAATCAGGACTACCTGCCAGACAAGCTCAAACACGCCTCCTACTTTATTCCCAATGAAAATGGCAAGTACGAGCGTGCTCTCGGAGCCACCAAGGAGAAGATTGATCAATTTAAGAAAAAGTGA
- a CDS encoding HdeD family acid-resistance protein produces MKFSNRLLLFLAGVVFVLLGLFLFTNPVANLVAYSWWISFGLLVSSIAAILGYFSAPKELRSPVYLFQGFVSLLLALYLVAYGFVTLPVVIPTIVGIWLIVEAIIAFFKGIRLGLIFPIIGSNITWVALLEFLLGLVILFNPVATGVFVVYVIAFSFLVTGFTYIIEAFRK; encoded by the coding sequence ATGAAATTTTCTAATCGTTTACTGCTATTCCTTGCAGGAGTTGTTTTTGTCCTTTTAGGACTTTTCCTATTTACAAACCCAGTAGCTAATCTTGTTGCTTACAGCTGGTGGATTTCATTTGGTTTACTGGTTTCTTCTATAGCAGCTATTTTAGGCTATTTCTCTGCACCAAAAGAGCTTCGCTCACCTGTTTATCTTTTCCAAGGATTTGTTAGTCTTCTCTTAGCTCTTTACCTCGTTGCTTATGGTTTTGTGACCCTGCCGGTCGTCATTCCGACCATTGTAGGAATTTGGTTAATTGTAGAAGCCATTATTGCTTTCTTTAAAGGCATTCGTCTAGGATTGATTTTCCCTATTATTGGTAGCAATATCACGTGGGTAGCCTTGCTTGAATTTTTACTAGGTCTAGTGATTCTGTTCAATCCAGTGGCTACAGGTGTCTTTGTCGTTTATGTCATTGCCTTTTCATTTTTAGTTACTGGCTTCACCTACATTATTGAGGCCTTTCGTAAATAG
- a CDS encoding aldo/keto reductase, whose translation METYTLANGVAIPKIGFGTWQIAEGEEAYNSVSFALKAGYTHIDTAQIYGNEVSVGKAIADSDLAREDIFLTTKLWNDKHDYELAKTSIDESLERLGVDYLDLLLIHWPNPKALRENDAWKAGNAGAWKAMEEAYKEGKVRAIGVSNFMQHHLEALFETAKIVPHVNQILLAPGCDQEDLVDYCQERDILLEAYSPLGTGSIFGNEDVEAVAERNGKSVAQIALRWSLQKGFLPLPKSVTPKNIKGNLDIFDFDLSEEDMAVLDKIQGTKTQNDPDTVNF comes from the coding sequence ATGGAAACATATACACTTGCAAATGGGGTTGCTATTCCTAAAATTGGTTTTGGAACTTGGCAAATTGCTGAAGGCGAAGAAGCCTATAACAGCGTTAGCTTCGCACTTAAGGCGGGTTACACACATATTGATACCGCACAAATTTACGGTAACGAGGTTTCCGTAGGTAAGGCGATTGCTGATAGTGATTTGGCACGTGAGGATATTTTCCTAACCACCAAACTTTGGAATGATAAGCACGATTACGAGTTGGCTAAGACTTCTATCGATGAGTCTCTCGAAAGACTTGGTGTGGATTATTTGGATCTTTTGCTTATCCATTGGCCTAATCCAAAGGCGCTTCGTGAGAATGATGCTTGGAAGGCTGGCAATGCGGGTGCATGGAAGGCTATGGAAGAAGCCTACAAAGAAGGTAAGGTGCGTGCTATCGGTGTGTCAAACTTTATGCAACATCACCTAGAAGCTCTTTTTGAAACAGCTAAAATTGTTCCACATGTCAATCAAATCCTCTTGGCTCCAGGTTGTGACCAAGAAGACTTAGTTGACTATTGCCAAGAGCGCGATATCCTTCTTGAAGCCTATAGTCCACTAGGTACAGGTAGCATTTTTGGAAATGAAGATGTTGAAGCAGTGGCTGAACGTAACGGTAAATCTGTGGCACAAATTGCTCTGCGTTGGAGCCTCCAAAAAGGTTTCTTGCCACTACCTAAGTCTGTGACACCTAAAAATATAAAAGGTAACTTGGATATCTTCGACTTCGACTTATCAGAGGAAGATATGGCAGTCTTGGATAAGATTCAAGGCACCAAAACTCAGAATGATCCTGACACAGTTAATTTTTAA
- a CDS encoding ABC transporter ATP-binding protein encodes MNESILISNLTKKFKDKTALKEISFSINSGEIFGFLGPSGAGKTTTINILTGQLPPDEGEVKILGKDCAQLTSDDFLELGIMSDNVGFYDRLSLYDNLLFFAKFHSVEISYLDHLLKRLKLYDDRFNKAEKLSTGMKQRMLLIRAILHSPKVIFLDEPTSGMDPTLSQIVHELLLEIKNSGATIFLTTHNMDEATKLCDSIALLHEGKIVEQGSPREIIDKYSQTDKVKISYFDGREIIVPKEEAYKYLGENTKTINTLETSLESIFIQLTGDKL; translated from the coding sequence ATGAACGAAAGTATCTTAATTTCAAATCTTACCAAAAAATTTAAAGACAAAACAGCACTCAAAGAAATTAGTTTCTCAATAAATAGTGGAGAAATATTTGGTTTTTTAGGACCATCTGGTGCTGGCAAAACTACGACAATCAATATTTTAACTGGTCAGTTACCACCTGATGAAGGAGAGGTTAAAATATTAGGAAAGGATTGCGCCCAATTAACCTCTGACGACTTTTTAGAATTGGGAATTATGAGTGATAATGTAGGTTTCTATGATAGACTGTCTCTGTACGATAATCTTTTATTTTTTGCTAAATTCCACAGTGTAGAAATATCATATCTAGATCATTTATTAAAGCGATTGAAGTTATATGATGATCGATTTAATAAAGCAGAGAAGTTATCAACCGGAATGAAACAAAGAATGTTGTTAATTCGGGCGATTCTACATTCACCAAAAGTAATTTTTTTAGATGAACCAACTTCTGGAATGGATCCAACCCTATCTCAAATCGTTCATGAACTACTACTTGAAATAAAAAACTCTGGGGCAACTATTTTTTTAACAACTCATAACATGGATGAAGCGACCAAGTTATGTGATTCAATCGCTTTACTTCATGAAGGAAAAATCGTCGAACAAGGTTCGCCTCGAGAGATTATTGATAAGTACAGCCAGACTGATAAGGTTAAAATAAGCTATTTTGATGGAAGAGAGATTATTGTTCCTAAAGAGGAGGCTTATAAATATCTAGGAGAGAACACTAAAACAATTAATACTCTGGAAACAAGCCTTGAGAGTATCTTTATTCAATTAACAGGAGACAAATTATAA
- a CDS encoding low temperature requirement protein A, translating into MTTLIKHKRVEFSELFYDLVFVFAISKVTTLIEHLHNGILTWNSFLDFFIAVLFLTDSWMIQTLYTNRYGKNSLFNMVIMFIKMGILLFIANMMGPDWQQYFHYLCWAIGTLTFTLFLQYLVEFFRKSTDNANRESIKGFLWITGLGSLGYYLATLLPIYVGVSILFASILLTFIMPIILLSKDKHYQVNLPHLIERISLLVIITFGEMIMGLANFFTIENFSIYSVLYFIIMISLFLFYFGQFDHAIDQKSNQKGLFLIYSHYPIFIGLMMMTVSMSFLLNPEANRLFATSFSYIGFGLFQAAVLVNGPHNKHYLRYSKSYYCVQATLYLAALILSLIFASNPIIVVSITTILALAIATHFIYFYMTQNKKYSKSNWGFF; encoded by the coding sequence ATGACAACTCTTATTAAACATAAACGTGTAGAATTTTCAGAACTTTTTTATGACCTAGTTTTTGTTTTTGCAATTTCAAAAGTAACTACTTTAATTGAGCATCTTCATAACGGTATTTTGACTTGGAATTCTTTCCTTGATTTTTTCATAGCTGTCTTGTTTCTCACCGATTCCTGGATGATTCAAACCCTTTATACCAATCGCTATGGAAAGAACTCTTTATTTAACATGGTAATCATGTTTATCAAAATGGGAATTTTACTCTTTATAGCCAATATGATGGGACCTGATTGGCAACAATATTTTCATTATCTCTGTTGGGCTATTGGTACATTAACCTTTACCTTATTTTTACAATATTTGGTTGAATTTTTTAGAAAATCAACCGATAATGCTAATCGGGAAAGTATCAAAGGTTTTCTATGGATAACAGGTCTAGGAAGTTTAGGATACTATCTAGCAACTCTTCTTCCTATTTACGTTGGGGTCTCTATCTTATTTGCTAGTATTCTGCTAACATTTATTATGCCAATTATCTTGCTTAGTAAAGATAAGCATTACCAGGTAAATCTCCCCCATTTAATCGAGCGCATCTCCCTTCTTGTCATTATTACGTTTGGAGAGATGATTATGGGGCTAGCTAACTTCTTTACAATCGAGAATTTCTCGATTTATTCGGTTCTTTATTTCATAATTATGATTTCTCTGTTCTTGTTTTATTTTGGTCAATTCGACCATGCTATTGATCAAAAATCTAATCAAAAGGGACTATTTCTAATTTACAGTCACTATCCTATTTTCATTGGGCTTATGATGATGACTGTATCGATGAGTTTTCTTCTGAATCCTGAAGCTAATCGTCTCTTTGCAACCAGCTTCTCTTATATCGGATTTGGCCTCTTTCAAGCTGCTGTCCTAGTAAATGGGCCCCATAACAAACACTATCTTCGCTATTCGAAAAGTTACTACTGTGTCCAAGCGACACTCTATCTGGCTGCCTTGATTCTCTCTTTAATCTTTGCTTCTAATCCTATAATAGTAGTGAGTATAACAACCATTTTAGCTCTAGCTATAGCCACTCATTTTATTTATTTTTATATGACACAGAATAAAAAATATTCCAAATCTAACTGGGGGTTCTTTTAA